One region of Bacteroidota bacterium genomic DNA includes:
- a CDS encoding IS4 family transposase, whose protein sequence is MNKGKYVFAQVAEYLPARLFDKYVARFDGNKKVRHFTCWNQMMAMMFGQLSNRDSLRDLLVCIEAHSSKFYHLGFGKNVSRSNLANANEKRDYRIYEHFAYEMIGIARSCCQNDGDFHLSIEDNVYAFDATVIDLCLNIFWWATFRKTKGAVKIHTLYDIKTSIPSFVYITPGDTHEVKGLDVLEYEAGAYYILDRGYLDFKRLYYIHQQQAFFITRAKHNSDLTRIYSSKVNKKSGVRSDQIVKPANFYPQRDYPEKLRRIKFYDEEQSRTLIFLTNNFTLKAIDIAALYKYRWKIELFFKWIKQHLKIKSFWGTSANAVKTQIYIAIITYTLIAIIRSRLKLNRSNYEILQILGVSLLDKTQLNQLLADPVNQNVKEQIYNQLELSLI, encoded by the coding sequence ATGAATAAGGGCAAATACGTCTTCGCACAAGTAGCTGAATACCTTCCTGCAAGGTTGTTTGATAAATATGTTGCAAGATTTGATGGGAATAAGAAGGTCAGACATTTTACTTGTTGGAATCAAATGATGGCGATGATGTTTGGCCAACTCTCCAATCGTGATAGTTTACGTGATTTACTCGTTTGCATTGAAGCGCACTCATCAAAATTCTATCATCTTGGTTTTGGCAAAAATGTTTCACGATCAAATCTTGCGAATGCAAATGAGAAGCGTGACTATAGAATCTATGAGCATTTTGCTTATGAGATGATTGGCATAGCGCGATCATGTTGTCAGAACGACGGAGATTTTCATCTTAGCATTGAAGATAATGTCTATGCATTTGATGCAACCGTCATTGATCTGTGTCTAAATATATTTTGGTGGGCTACATTTAGAAAAACCAAGGGGGCGGTGAAAATCCATACGCTCTATGACATTAAGACTTCAATACCATCATTTGTTTACATAACTCCAGGTGATACTCATGAAGTCAAAGGACTGGATGTCTTAGAGTATGAAGCCGGAGCATATTATATACTGGATCGCGGATATCTCGATTTTAAAAGACTGTATTATATTCATCAACAACAGGCATTTTTTATTACACGAGCTAAACACAATAGCGATCTCACTCGAATTTACTCTTCAAAAGTGAACAAGAAATCCGGAGTACGGAGTGACCAGATTGTTAAACCTGCTAACTTCTATCCACAACGAGATTATCCGGAAAAATTACGAAGGATAAAATTTTATGATGAAGAACAAAGTCGCACTTTGATATTCCTCACAAATAACTTTACCCTGAAAGCCATTGATATTGCAGCACTATACAAGTACAGATGGAAAATCGAATTATTCTTCAAATGGATTAAGCAGCATTTAAAAATTAAATCCTTTTGGGGGACTTCAGCAAATGCCGTGAAGACACAAATCTATATTGCCATCATCACTTATACCTTGATTGCAATTATCAGAAGTCGACTTAAGCTAAATCGTAGCAATTACGAAATTCTACAGATTTTAGGGGTCTCACTTTTAGATAAAACCCAGTTAAATCAACTACTTGCAGACCCTGTCAATCAAAATGTCAAAGAACAAATTTATAACCAATTGGAACTTAGCTTAATCTAA
- a CDS encoding DNA gyrase/topoisomerase IV subunit A: MAKKKKEELPKEQPEEQVEHTEAVVVPHVNGMYENWFLDYASYVILERAVPHINDGLKPVQRRILHSMWEMEDGRYNKVANVIGHSMKYHPHGDASIGDAMVQLGQKDLLIDMQGNWGNIYTGDSAAAARYIEARLSKFALEVVFNEKTTDWQLSYDGRNREPITLPVKFPLLLAQGVEGIAVGLACKILPHNFIELIEGSIDILRGKKVSILPDFPTGGIADFSKYNDGLRGGRIRIRAKIEKKDRKTLVIREIPFGTNTSSLIDTILTANDKGKIKIKKVEDNTAAEVEIMIHLHSDSYEDLDKTIDALYAFTDCEVSISPNSCVIVEDKPRFMSVNDILKYNTEQTMSLLKKELEIRKSELEEEWHFSSLVKIFIEKRIYRNIEECTTWESVIEAIDLGLKPYKKRFKREITRDDIVSLTEIKIKRISKYDVKEQDEKIRGLEEQLKEVEHHLAHLRQYAISWYKELLRKYSKGRERKTEISSFEQVVASEVIINNQKLYVNREDGFAGYGLKKDEFVTECSELDEIIVFRGDGTMIVTKVDEKKYVGKDVRHIAVFRKTEPEPVYNLIYQDGRGGSVMVKRFTVGGTTRDKDYVLTKGSEGSKILWLSFGTPEEAPVVRVMLRPKPKLRITQIDVNFADYEVKGRSTIGNILTKNSASKVIKLSDAKPSPKAEQMKIDAPVKATAPAAPVKKQAPPPPPAPAAKKPFPGKTSGGSSGKKSQPLKEEAAVTVEWDLTANEKITNDRNRILSDLEKKSKEKNSSQTELF, encoded by the coding sequence ATGGCAAAAAAGAAAAAGGAAGAACTTCCCAAGGAGCAGCCGGAAGAGCAGGTAGAACATACCGAAGCTGTCGTCGTGCCCCATGTGAATGGTATGTATGAGAACTGGTTTTTGGATTACGCTTCCTATGTAATCCTGGAACGCGCGGTTCCACATATCAATGATGGATTAAAACCTGTACAGCGTCGCATCCTGCATTCGATGTGGGAAATGGAAGACGGTCGCTACAATAAAGTGGCGAACGTAATCGGACATTCGATGAAGTATCACCCGCACGGTGACGCTTCCATTGGAGATGCGATGGTGCAGCTGGGTCAGAAAGACCTGCTCATCGACATGCAGGGAAACTGGGGAAATATCTATACGGGTGACAGCGCGGCTGCCGCACGTTATATCGAAGCCAGACTTTCAAAATTCGCATTGGAAGTTGTCTTCAATGAAAAAACCACCGACTGGCAACTCAGTTACGACGGACGTAACCGCGAACCGATCACCTTGCCGGTGAAATTTCCTTTGCTGCTGGCACAGGGAGTAGAAGGTATCGCCGTTGGTCTGGCATGTAAAATTCTCCCTCACAATTTTATTGAACTCATCGAAGGTTCTATCGATATTCTTCGCGGTAAGAAAGTCAGCATCCTGCCGGATTTCCCGACAGGAGGTATCGCTGATTTCAGCAAATACAACGATGGTCTACGTGGTGGAAGAATCCGGATCCGTGCAAAAATTGAAAAGAAAGACCGCAAGACATTAGTCATCCGTGAGATTCCTTTTGGAACAAATACGTCCAGTCTCATCGATACTATTCTTACCGCGAACGATAAAGGAAAAATCAAAATCAAGAAAGTCGAAGACAACACTGCCGCGGAAGTGGAAATCATGATCCACCTGCACAGCGATTCTTACGAAGATCTTGATAAAACGATTGACGCACTTTACGCGTTCACTGATTGTGAAGTCAGCATATCTCCCAACTCCTGTGTGATCGTGGAAGACAAGCCACGTTTCATGAGCGTGAACGATATCCTGAAATACAATACCGAGCAGACCATGAGTTTGCTGAAAAAGGAACTCGAAATCCGTAAATCGGAACTGGAAGAAGAATGGCATTTCAGTTCACTGGTGAAAATCTTCATTGAAAAACGAATCTACCGGAACATTGAAGAATGTACGACCTGGGAAAGTGTGATTGAAGCCATCGATCTCGGTTTGAAACCCTACAAGAAACGTTTTAAACGCGAAATCACCCGCGACGATATTGTTTCCCTCACAGAAATCAAAATCAAACGTATTTCAAAATACGATGTAAAGGAACAGGACGAGAAAATCCGCGGTCTGGAAGAGCAACTGAAAGAAGTGGAACACCACCTGGCGCATTTGCGTCAGTACGCGATCAGTTGGTACAAAGAACTGCTGCGTAAATACAGCAAAGGCCGCGAACGTAAAACAGAAATTTCTTCTTTCGAACAGGTGGTTGCATCCGAAGTAATCATCAATAACCAAAAGCTCTATGTAAACCGTGAAGACGGTTTCGCGGGTTATGGTTTGAAGAAAGACGAATTCGTTACCGAATGTTCCGAACTGGATGAAATCATCGTCTTCCGTGGCGATGGAACCATGATCGTCACCAAGGTCGATGAAAAAAAATATGTCGGGAAAGATGTCCGCCACATCGCCGTGTTCCGTAAAACGGAACCGGAACCGGTATACAACCTCATCTACCAGGATGGAAGAGGGGGAAGTGTAATGGTGAAGCGCTTCACTGTTGGCGGAACTACACGGGATAAGGACTACGTCCTCACCAAAGGCTCGGAAGGATCCAAAATCCTTTGGCTGTCATTCGGAACACCGGAAGAAGCTCCGGTTGTTCGTGTGATGCTCCGGCCGAAACCCAAACTGCGGATTACGCAGATTGATGTCAACTTTGCCGACTACGAAGTGAAGGGCAGAAGCACGATCGGAAATATTCTCACGAAAAATTCCGCCAGCAAGGTGATCAAATTATCGGATGCGAAACCTTCACCGAAGGCTGAGCAGATGAAAATTGATGCTCCTGTGAAAGCCACTGCACCGGCTGCGCCCGTCAAAAAACAGGCACCACCGCCACCGCCTGCGCCTGCAGCGAAGAAGCCATTTCCGGGTAAAACTTCAGGAGGATCATCCGGAAAAAAGTCCCAACCACTCAAGGAAGAAGCGGCGGTAACCGTGGAGTGGGACCTGACCGCAAACGAAAAGATAACAAACGACCGAAACCGGATACTAAGCGATCTGGAAAAAAAGTCAAAGGAAAAAAATAGCTCACAGACGGAATTGTTCTGA